One Actinomycetospora corticicola genomic window, CGACGCTGCGGTTCGCCGGGTCCCGACGACGGGTCAGGTGGCCCGAGGCCTCCAGCTGGTCGCCGAGGCGGGTCACCGACGAGGCGGCGGAGCCGAGCCGGTGCGCGGCGACGGTGCCCGCGCTCGGGCCGAGGTCGTCGAGGACGAGCAGGAGCCGGAACTGGGGGAGGGTCACGTCGAGGTCCTCGAGCGCCCGGGTCGCGATCCCGACGAGCAGCCTCGTCGTGCCCATGAGGGCGTCCACCGCTTCGTTCACGCACG contains:
- a CDS encoding MarR family transcriptional regulator; its protein translation is MNEAVDALMGTTRLLVGIATRALEDLDVTLPQFRLLLVLDDLGPSAGTVAAHRLGSAASSVTRLGDQLEASGHLTRRRDPANRSVVVLEPTEAGRAVVATVLARRREALADLVGRLPEEHRDALTTALSALRDAADPDGTGPLELMNP